In Bactrocera oleae isolate idBacOlea1 chromosome 5, idBacOlea1, whole genome shotgun sequence, a genomic segment contains:
- the LOC106620408 gene encoding uncharacterized protein, whose translation MINTLRKCSIILIFVTCALAVDLQYSEIVTVNNETRYIVLNPDTALTLFSKNHYVGGQYVFTSGKRISGDRLILNFQDSTQFTKGEDVEALLRYPAKGTDTNIITQVDIYAAVSSEDADSFFVDGGINKSYCQILIAGNKTNYIEFEMFIYGY comes from the exons atgattAACACATTGAGGAAGTGCTCTATTATCTTAATCTTCGTTACTTGTGCTTTGGCAGTTGATTTACAGTACTCGGAAATAGTAACGGTTAACAATGAAACGCGTTATATTGTGCTCAATCCAGATACCGCTTTGACTTTGTTCAGTAAAAATCATTATGTCGGCGGACAATATGTATTCACATCGGGCAAGAGAATTTCAG GCGATCGCTTGATACTCAACTTCCAGGACTCAACGCAATTCACTAAGGGTGAAGATGTTGAAGCTCTACTACGTTATCCAGCCAAGGGTACcgatacaaatattataactcAGGTAGATATCTATGCAGCAGTTTCTTCAGAAGATGCCGACTCATTCTTCGTTGATGGCGGTATTAACAAATCCTATTGTCAGATACTTATCGCCGGCAATAAGACAAATTATATCGAGTTTGAGATGTTCATTTATGGTTATTAG
- the LOC106620407 gene encoding uncharacterized protein, which yields MARFYALAAFTLCAILAVSVVSGGIVRDSSNEIAPEKVRPIMVVKDINEFKRKHPGLSLLALKKESGQARSGSTVEYKLGGRVQGDFLAAQIADAFNYEDAKDVTVQLTYPQAGTGSIVTYVLIRCEADSTEGNAYVVAGGIGQRFISIVLESTATQTFSYNAQFYGSN from the exons ATGGCACGTTTCTACGCTTTGGCTGCCTTTACGCTCTGCGCCATTTTGGCTGTTAGTGTTGTGAGTGGCGGTATTGTCCGGGATAGCAGCAACGAAATAGCGCCAGAGAAAGTGCGTCCAATAATGGTGGTCAAGGATATCAATGAGTTTAAGAGAAAACATCCAGGCCTGTCCTTGCTAGCGTTAAAGAAGGAGAGTGGCCAAGCGAGAAGCGGCTCCACGGTCGAGTATAAATTAGGCGGTCGTGTACAAG GCGACTTCTTGGCTGCTCAGATAGCCGACGCTTTTAATTATGAAGATGCGAAGGATGTGACGGTTCAATTGACTTACCCACAAGCTGGCACTGGCAGTATAGTCACCTATGTGTTAATCCGTTGCGAAGCGGACTCAACTGAGGGCAACGCTTACGTTGTTGCCGGCGGTATTGGCCAGCGTTTTATTTCCATTGTATTGGAGTCTACTGCAACGCAAACATTTTCCTACAATGCGCAATTCTATGGCTCAAATTAa
- the LOC106620404 gene encoding serine protease persephone has product MFSTHKLCLVLRLYFCAHIVLITLSPIFAAEIEGNACEIKQGVFGKCTLPRDCPDIAKQMQNLGLTKADVKRCGFTIYEEIICCPIINERNFLEIFNTTDDFLESDKNSNGDKQTRGDFGGVQERKAKKACRLLDDFAEPYTVPHILGGSPVAPGEYPHMAAIGYAPINPQNSPYEFRCGGALIDKRFVLTAAHCVNRPDSKPIIVRLGLTDFNDPDQIKNAVDVPIEALYPHMNYRNLEKYDDIAIIELKNDVEYSSLVFPVCLHTDLADPPPTATLNVTGWGITELKTRRKSNVLLKASVKTISLDNCTKAYVRGGVLPSRGILPTQICASDPNFISDACWGDSGGPLNLIIDERFRKMQVIGVVSAGDGCASVTPSLYTRVAAYLDFIEDIVWKNL; this is encoded by the exons AGGGCAATGCATGTGAAATCAAACAAGGAGTTTTTGGCAAATGCACATTACCACGGGATTGTCCAGATATtgcaaaacaaatgcaaaaccTCGGACTTACGAAAGCTGATGTGAAACGATGTGGTTTTACGATTTATGAAGAAATCATCTGCTGTCCCATTATAAACGAAAGAAATTTTCTGGAAATTTTTAATACCACAGACGATTTCTTAGAAAGTGACAAAAACTCAAATGGCGACAAACAGACACGTGGTGACTTCGGCGGCGTGCAGgagcgaaaagcaaaaaaagctTGCCGCTTACTAGATGACTTCGCCGAGCCATACACTGTGCCACATATATTAGGCGGATCACCGGTGGCCCCGGGCGAATATCCACATATGGCTGCCATCGGCTATGCCCCTATCAATCCGCAAAACTCACCTTATGAGTTTCGATGCGGCGGCGCACTAATCGACAAACGTTTTGTGCTCACGGCGGCGCATTGTGTTAATCGACCGGATAGCAAACCGATTATTGTACGCTTGGGGTTAACGGATTTCAATGATCccgatcaaataaaaaatgctgtCGATGTGCCCATCGag GCTCTTTACCCCCACATGAATTACCGGAATTTGGAAAAGTATGATGATATTGCCATAATAGAGCTGAAAAATGATGTTGAATACTCTTCTCTAGTATTTCCAGTTTGCCTACATACAGATCTGGCTGATCCGCCACCCACAGCGACGCTCAACGTAACCGGTTGGGGCATAACGGAATTGAAAA CACGTCGAAAATCGAATGTACTTCTAAAGGCGAGTGTCAAGACTATTTCCTTAGATAATTGCACTAAGGCTTATGTGCGCGGCGGCGTCTTACCAAGTCGCGGTATTTTACCCACACAAATTTGCGCCAGCGATCCGAATTTTATTAGCGACGCCTGTTGGGGTGATTCTGGTGGCCCGCTGAATCTCATCATTGATGAAAGGTTTCGAAAGATGCAAGTGATTGGAGTTGTGTCAGCCGGTGATGGCTGCGCCAGCGTCACCCCCAGCCTTTACACAAGGGTTGCGGCATATCTGGACTTTATTGAAGATATCGTATGGAAGAATCTGTAA